AACAAGTTCCTGCGGTTTCTTTAGGTGTTATAGAAAAAAGATTTTCCTGGGAGCAAATTTTAATGATCCAGAAAACCGCCTAATGGATCGACTCCCGCAATAATAATCAGTCAGTTAGGATGGAATCAGACTGAGCCAGTCCCTGAACGGGGTGTCACGGATTTAAGCAAATAACCTTGTTCTAAAAAGCTTAGTGGTCTTAAGCAGTCACACCCACAATATCCTGGGTATTCCCATTATGATACAGTAGGTAACCAGAAACAACTGTTATGCAATGGATATATCTCGGTTCAGGAACACTAAACCCGACAGGTAGCTAGGTTGCAATCCTCTACAAAATAATGCATTTTGTCGTTGTATACAGGAGTTTTCTCCTGGAGGTTTGACCTAGTCCCGTTCAGCCAACCTGATCTACTCCCCGTGTCCGGTATCCCTCCGTTTGCTGCCGTTGCCCATTCCATGATGCCCATTGAAGAGATCTACGCCCTGGTGGCGGAAGACATGCGTGGAGTCAACGCACTGATTCGTGAACGGTTACGTTCCGAAGTGGCGCTGGTCAATGAACTCAGCAACTACATTATCGCTGGTGGTGGTAAACGGCTGCGTCCGATGTTGGTACTGCTGTCGGCCCGAGCCCTTGATTATCCAGGGCCATACCACATCGACCTGGCCGCAGTCGTTGAGTTTATCCACACCGCCACCCTACTCCACGATGACGTAGTAGACGGTTCAGAATTGCGCCGTGGTCAGAAGACCGCCAATAACCTCTGGGGCAATGAAGCCAGTGTGTTGGTTGGTGATTTTCTGTACTCGCGTTCGTTCCAGATGATGGTTCAGGCTCGTAATCTACGGGTTATGGAAATCTTGGCGAATGCCACCAATACCATCGCCGAAGGCGAAGTGATGCAGCTCATCCATTGCCACGACCCGGAAACCAGTGAGGCCCGTTATTTAGAGGTGATTCACTGTAAAACCGCCAAACTGTTCGAGGCCGCAGCCGAACTTGGGGCGGTGCTTTCCGGTTGTGGGGCGGCTGGCGAGCAGGCCCTAGCCACCTATGGGGTACACCTCGGCACAGCTTTCCAGCTCATCGATGATGTCCTCGACTACAGTGCCTCCGCCGAGGAGATGGGAAAAAATGTGGGCGATGACCTAGAGGAAGGAAAACCCACACTACCCCTCATCTACAGCATGCGCCATGGCACCCCTGCGCAAGCAGCGGTGGTGCGAGAGGCCATCTTAACGGGGGGGCGTGACAACCTGGGTGTCGTCATCGAGGCCATTGAAGCCAGTGGGGCAATCGCCTACACTGTCCGTTCCGCTCAAGAAGAAGCTCGCAAGGCGCGAATGGCACTTAGGGACCTACCGCCGAATAGCTATCGTGATGCGTTAGAGGGTTTAGTAGAATTCTCGGTCAACCGTCACCACTGATGGAATCCTCGGGGTGTAGCTCAGCCTGGTAGAGCACTGCTTTCGGGAGGCAGGAGTCGGAGGTTCAAATCCTCTCACCCCGACCAAATAAGAACGTGAACCTATCAAAGCCGACGCCCCCGTCGGCTTTTTCGTGTGAGCACCGGGTAAGCGACCGCGAATCCCTCGCGCAATCGTTCCCACAGTTGGGCGCGCACGGCCTCACAAACTCGCCGGTTTCAATCATTTTCCTCAATCAGTACCGAGGAATAAAATAGACATTATCGGAAACCTCACCCCCCGCCCCCCTCTCCTTAACAGGAGAGGGGGAGAATTATTCCGTTGTTATGCTTAACTCCTGAACGGAACAGGCAAACTACAGGAGAACGGTAGTCAGTGGGCCGGAGAAATGCACGAGTTCCTGATGGAACTCTACGAAATGCCGTGGGCCATTGCGGCTGCGGCGGAGGAAGCCATACGGCAACGCTACCAGATCATTCTGAAGCATGCCGAGCGCGAGGAGCCGCTCCCCATTGCTGCGCCTGGCAAGCGTGGCAAACCCAAGCAATCACCCGGCCGTAATCTGCTCGACAGGTTGCGAACCTACGAAAATGGGGTACTGGCTTTCGCTTTGGAAGCCGGTGTTCCGTTCACTAATAACCAAGCTGAACGAGACCTCCGCCCTGCCAAGGTTAAACTCAAGGTCAGCGGTGGATTTCGCACTGCGGACGGTGCTCGCGTCTTCGCCAGACTCCAGGCGGTTATCTCAACCTTCCGCAAGCAGGGTGAGAATATTTTTACTCGCCTCCGTGAGCTTTTTTCCTCTACCTCTGCCTCTATTCCGGCCGTGGCTTGGCAAGAGGAAAGAGGAAAGAGGAAAGAGGAAAGAGGGGTAGGTAGGTAGTTACAAACTCTGTCAAGTGAGAAAATTACCTTTTGGCACGTTTCTCACTCTATTCGTTTTAGTGCAAAATCCCTGGCCTGCACTAACACGCGCAAAAGGTCTTCTGCTTGTACATAGGCGAGATTAATAGTTACGGCGTTTGCCTCGCTATCTTCTGGATAATCATGAGCGAATTGGTTACGCACTTTGCGAAATGCCAGCCATTGATCGACAGAAGCAATGGCCCCAATTTTTTCAAGGCGATTGAGTTTATCAATAAACGCCGGCAAATCGTCGGGTTCCTTGGCGATTTCCAACACCAAGGGAAATAGTTTAGTCCCCATGGTATCTTGTAATTTACCAAAACGATTGGTAAACACCTCCAGCACGGCTACCTCCTCTGCCCTCAACGCTTTAAAACGTGTTGCGGTCATCGGTAGCCATATCCCCATTGTCTGCATTGCCCATGTCAGACGCAACACATGTCTATCGCAAGTTTCCAATACAGCGGTTAAATAATCAGCTTGTGTCATAAACGAACACCTGTTTTCTTAGCGATGTTATGAATTGGCAAAGCTTCGCTAGCCAAGCGACGGATTACCACGTCAATCTTCTGCTCACCTAATTCATGGTCAAGCGCAACCAGAAAAGCCAACTTTTCCGTCAATAATTTATCCGCATCGGTCTCTGCTGTTTCGATATATAAATCAATATCACCACCACGTTTTGCATCGTTCACCCGCGAACCAAACAACCAACACTCAGCATCACCAAAATGGCGGCGACAAGCAGCAAGAATGGCGGTCTTTTGTTGGTTAGTGAGGCGCATAATCAATAAACATCGTCTCTATATTTGGCCAACAGTTGCGCAAAGGGCGCCATTCCATAACTAAGCCACTCATGGATACACCGCCATTCCAACCACTCCCTCGTGGAATGACAGCTCGCGTAGGGTAAGCATTCACCCCCCCTGGGAGCGCGGGCGTCTCGCCCGCTTTTGTGCGGCCAAGATGGCCGCAGCACTCCCAGTGGGATCTAAGCGGTTACCACGTAGGATATGACGAAGAATGAACCGCATCAATTCGCGATATTCTCCACCAGCCCATTCCAGGGTCACACAATCAATCAGAGAAATACATCTGGTGATGAACGCAGTTACTCGATTGATGCGGTTCGTTTCTCACCACATCCTACGCGAATTACCTGAGCTTAAATCGACATTATTGAACTCCCGTATAAACCTTGTCGGCCCAACCAAAAAAGCGCGTTAATCCCTCATCGAGCCCCACCAACGGCTGATATTTTAATTGTAATCGTGCTTTTCTGATGTCAGGGCTGCGGCGATTTGGCTCGTCGGCGGGATAACTGTCTGGATATTCGATAATGTTGTACTCTACTTTTTTCCCAATCACCGTCTGAATGCGATTCGCCAACTCCAACATAGAAATCTCCGGGGCAGGATTCCCAATATTATAAGGTCCACCCCCGATCCCCCGTAAAATCACCAATAAGAACCCCACCATGGCATCAGTAATATAACAGAAGGTCCGCGTTTGATGGCCTGAGCCATAGAGATTGAGCGGCTTCTTTGACTTAATCCGACTCGCGAAATTAGGCAGCACCCGATAATCGGTCTCCTGCATACCGGGACCATAGACGTTAAAGGGGCGAATAGTGTTGGTATGGGTACCGCGTGTCTCATGGAAGATATAACAAAGAGTCTCACCTACCCGCTTCGATTCGTCGTAACAAGCCCGTGGCCCCTGGCAAGAGACATTCCCCCGATAACTCTCTGCGGTCGGCACATGCTTTTGATCTGGATCACCGTAGATCTCCGAGGATGAGAAAAATACGAATCGCGCTTTATTGGCGTCGGCCACCTCCAGCATGTTACGCGTACCACGCACCGCAACTTCCAAGGTTTCAAGGGGATAAGCCCGATAATAGAAAGGACTCGCGATGCCCGCCGCATGGATAACGTAATGTACTGGTTCTGTACAGATAAACGGCTGGATCACGTCATGCTGGATAAAGCTGACATTTTCAAACGCTGGAATCTCCGCCCCTTCTCTGCCGGCCGTGATGAGATTGTCAAGCGCAATCAATCGGCAGGGTTTGTCCAACACCTCGCGATTGAGCAGGGCAAACACCTCCATAAAATAGCGACCGAGAAAACCACGCCCACCAGTAAGCAGAACCGTTTTCCCTGCGAAATCGTGGGCGGTATTACCCAAACGGGCAACAATTTCGGCGATATCGGATGCTAATAGAAATTCATTCATGGGTTTAGATCACTTTGAGATGAGGTAGAGGGACAATAAACCGCCCACCAGCATCGTGGAAGGCAGCATTTTTGGTAATAATCGACGAGGCAAAATTCCACGCCAGGATTAAGAGGAAATCAGGTTGACGCTCAACAAGCGCCGCCGAAGATAGCACCGGGATGTGTAGGCCGGGCGTGAACAAACCTTGCTTCAACGGACTATCGTCAACGATGAAATCAATAAGCTCGGGACCCAATCCGAAGTGATACATCAAAGTAGTCGCCTTAGCCGGGGCGCCAAAACCAGCAATTCGCTTGCCCTCGGATTTCAACCGACGCAGCAGCCCCCCTAGCTCGACCTTTAACGCATCAATGTGACGAGCAAAGGTATGAAAGGTTTCAGCCCGATCCAACCCAGCCAATCTTTCCGCTTCGATAGCTACCGCCACACTAGCACCCACCGAATAGCTACCACCAGCGACCTGGACAATACCTCGCAACGAACCACCATGCGGTGTAATCCGTTCGGCCTCAATCATCTCCAGACCATGGCTGGCAAAGAAGCGGACCAACGGCGCCACGGAGTGGTAATCAAGATGCTCATGGTAGATGGTATCGAACAAAGTATTTTCGATAACATCGAGTAGATAGGAGACCTCAAAGACAAATATCCCATTGGGGACTAATAGCCTACGAACTCCACGCACGACCTCGGCAAGATCGTCGATGTGCGCAAAGACATTATTGGCCGTGATCAGTACTGCACTGCCCCGTGTACCTCGCAGTTGTTCCGCAAAATCAGCCCCGAAGAAACCACAAAGGGTCTCAATTCCACGTTCAGAGGCACGCTGGGCAATGTCGCGGGCCGGGTCGATCCCCAATATCCGGTAACCCGCATCTTTGAAGAAACTAAGCAAAGTTCCATCGTTCGATCCGATATCGATCACCAGTGCGCCAGGCTCCGGTCGGAAACGTTTCAACAGTGCGTGCGCATATTCCTCAAAATGTCTGACAAATACCGGCGAGGTGCCTGATACGTAGATATAATCCTCAAACAACAGCGCGGGACTAACAATATCAAGCAACTGAAGATGCGCACATTCCTCACATAGAAATACGTTGAGCGGGAAACACTCCTGTGTACGATGACGCAGTGACAATGGGACAAAGGCATTCGCCGGGGGGGTTGGTTCTAACGAAAATACCAAAACCAACTGCGTGCTACCACACAAACGACAATCAACACGGCGGCGGCAACTGGATTTTTCTTCCATCATTGTTTTGGCCTTACAGTAACGGGGGGAAGGTGAATTGCACAACTTTATGCTGGCGACCCGCTTATAAAGTAGCGACGTTTTTTAACCCAAATTGCCACCTATGCGGTGAGAAACGAAAAAGCCCCTCTCCCCCCGGGAGAGGGGTTGGGGTGAGGGCGGGAATTTGTTGATTCGTCAGCATCACGCCCTCCCCCCCCGCCCCCCTCCCCGGGGGGGGGGGGGGAAAAACGCGCTAGGTAGCAACTTGGTATGTCTCCACACACTGCCCTTCCAGCAACCCTTCCACATCACGCAACAATTCCCGTAGCAAAACTTCAAGGAGGGCGTCCGCACTCTGGGCAAAGGCGAGGCCCCGTTGCAGGAGCACGATCTGGCCGGGTTCCAGTAGCCTTTGGGTAGAGCCTCGGTGTAGAGCCAGATACCAGCCTGCTGCGGCGTTGGGGCGGGCTCGACACCGGCTTGGTGCGCCACACCGGCGAGAAGTGCGCCGAGGAACATCGCCATCGTCGGACCGGGGCAAAACTGCTCGATGAGAACCCGCGCAGCCTTGAAAGCGGCCACGGATTTTACGACACGCAAAAACCCAAAGGCAGTTATGCCGAGCCAATCAGGCTGGAAATCTAAGAGACACACTCAAAAGGGGGATGCTGCGGAGGGAGAGAACAACGCCGGTAGGTGCGAAGGATTCGCACCTACCTCGATCAATCGCTTAGATGACGAAAAATCACTGCAGGGTGCTTCAGAGGGCGGACAGACGCCCTTTTACCCGGGCACCGACCTCGCCCATATCCGCTTTTCCCTGGACCTGGGCTCGCAAAATGGCCATTACCTTGCCCATATCCTTTACAGAACTCGCTCCCGCTTGTTGTACGGCGGCGTTGATGAGGGCATCTAACTCCGCCTCAGTCAGGGGGCGGGGCAAGTATTCCTGAATCACCTCGATTTCGTAGATCTCCTGCTGCGCCAAGTCCTCGCGTCCACCGCTCTGATACTGCACGACAGAGTCGCGGCGTTGCTTAATCATCTTGTCCAGGATCCCGAGCAAGGCGGGGTCGTCAACAACCACGCGGTCATCTACCTCGCGCTGTTTGACGGCCGCCATGATCAACCGCAACACCCCGACCCGGCGCTTGTCCTGGGCACGCATGGCGGTCTTGATGTCTTCATTGATACGTTCCTTCAGACTGGCAGAAAGGTCGGTCATGGAGATATCCCTTTTAGATCATAACGATGAAGAACGGAGGTCGCCACGCACACGCTTGGCAACAACCAGAACCCGACACGGAAAGAAGAAGCTATCGAGGAACTCAATAGAGACGCTGACGGCGGGTGACATCACGCAGAGACTTCTTGATCTGGCGCTTCACCGCTGCAGCGGCCTTGCGCTTGCGGATCGAGGTGGGTTTTTCGTAAAACTCGCGGCGGCGCAACTCGGACAGGACACCAGCTTTTTCACAGGAACGCTTAAAGCGACGCAAGGCAACCTCAAAGGGCTCGTTCTCTTTCACATTAACGGCGGGCATGTAGTTCCTCAACTTATGGGAGACTAGAAATGGATGGCGATGGACTCGGGATGACAGTGATAGGTCAACCCAGTTGAACAGCACATTTTAAATGATACTCGGGGTTTCTTACCAGCCTCGATTGCAGCGGTTGCCGACCTTCGGCCCGGGAGGAGTAGCGATGGGTGATGATCTTTGTGTGTTGGGTATCGAGACTTCGTGCGATGAGACCGGCGTGGCGCTCTATCGCGGCCAGGGGGGGCTTCTTGCCCATGCCCTGCACAGCCAGGTAGAGCTACACGCGGCCTACGGAGGTGTAGTACCCGAGATCGCCTCCCGTGACCATGTACGTCGTGTTCTTCCCCTGGTCCGCTGGGTTATGGAGCAAGCCGGAGTTCGTTCCCGCGACCTCGGCGGCGTGGCCTACACCGCTGGCCCTGGATTGAACGGAGCCTTGTTGGTTGGGGCTGCGGTAGGGCGTAGTCTGGCTTTTGGTTGGAAGATTCCGGCGGTAGGTGTACATCACATGGAGGGGCACCTCCTCGCCCCCTTGTTGGAACCGGACCCACCACCATTTCCTTTTCTGGCGCTACTGGTGTCGGGGGGGCATACCCTGCTCATGGATGTCGCGGGGGTGGGACGCTATCGAATACTGGGAGAATCACTAGACGATGCCGTCGGTGAAGCCTTTGATAAGACTGCAAAACTTCTTGGTTTAGGCTATCCCGGTGGTCCTGCGTTGGCGGCTCTGGCCGAGCTGGGCAACCCGAACCGCTTTCATTTTCCTCTCCCCATGACCGATCGTCCTGGTCTCGATTTCAGTTTTAGCGGCCTTAAAACCTTTGCGATCACCACTCTACGCAAAACAGAGGACGCCCCCCAAACACGGGCCGACATCGCCCGCGCCTTTCAGGATGCCGTAGTCGAGACCCTTGCTATCAAGTGTCGGCGCGCCTTGCGTCAGACCGGTCAACGCCGTTTGGTGGTAGCCGGAGGCGTGGGGGCCAATCAGGCCCTACGAATACGCCTAGCCGAGGTCGCAGCACAGGAAGGTGGAAGTGTCCACTATCCACGCCTGAGTTTTTGCACCGACAACGGCGCCATGATCGCCTTTACCGGTTGGCTTCGTTTGTGCGCTGGCACCCAAGAGCCTCTGGCGATTAAGACGGTGGCGCGCTGGTCGGTGGAGACTTTACCAGCGTTAGAATAATCACTTGGCAATTTCGACTACTCGATTGTAGGTTGTAGTGCGCCCCGTCACAATCTTTGATTTCTGATTCCTCGGATGTAAAAACGTAATGTGACATTATCAAAAGCCCTAACGAACAACCTTACGCAAAATAGTCAACAAGGCTACGTGATGAAATTGGATGTGGGCTCACCGGGACTTCGGCTACTTCTCCGCGACGACGCCCTTCATTATTCCGCAATGATTCCTGTTGTTGCCACCACCTCCCTGCATTATTACCGGACCCCTGCTGATGTACTCCGGCACCGGCAAGCTGGAGGCCTTGTGCTTCCAACATCTCTCGTAATTGTGGTAACGCGGTTTGAATAGCCTCGCGAACTGATTCATGTGGTGTAGTAAAGCTCACCAACGTTTGACCATCCTTGAGTTCGATCTGAAGATTGAGGGGACCTAGATGCTCAGGATTTATTTGCAATTCGGCCCGTTGCAACTGATGCTGTACCGCCCAATTCACCCGCTGCCCCAGTTCAGCCTCCCAACGTGGAGCGCCAAAGTTCAGTGGAACCTCCGGTGATTGCATCACCTCTTTCCCTATCGTGGTAGGCTGGGTTACGGGCGTTGATACTAACGTCGAATCTCCAGCACTAGGAAGATCCATCAAAGATTGCGACTTCGGTTCTTTGGTTGCAGCTAGCGTCTCACTAAAATCTCCCTCCAGAGAAAGTCCCGTCCCCTCGCTAACATTCTCGCCTCCTTCCGGGACGGAAAATAACCCATTAAAAAACTCTGACCGACCTGCTGTTACCAGATTGGTTGCCGCGCCTTTGTTTGTTTCCGTCAGTGCTGCGGTGAAAGACAAACCCAATGGAGTTGTTCCTTGACCCGCTGCCCCCTTGAGTAGACGTTGCGTCAAACGCATTCCAGATAATAAATCTGGCAGTTCCGTTGATATTGGTGTAGCGTTATTAGCCGTATTGGACTGAGTTGTGGCAAGGGAAATAGCTGTCTCACTGTTCGTTGCCGTTGATACCGTAGAAGGAGAAGTTGTGGTGAGACGTGACAGGATCATTTTTGCAAATTCGGCATCTCCGGTTGGAGATTCTCGCGATGTTAGCGACAGTGAACCGTGAAGATCAAAAAGCGTCGCTCCTAGGGAAGACGTTGCCTTGGATGCGAGCTTTTCCCCATCCATTAATCTTCCCCTCCCTCCCTGTGGTGATAATAGGATACGGGGATCAGAAGGATTCGTACCAAGGGGGGGAGGGGTCCCGGAAGCAGGATTGGCTTCATCGGTCACTTTCTCGGAATTTCCCAGTAACGATAATTGGGCTTGAATATTGGAGAGGGTTGCCTCAAGGGTAGGAGTTTCTTTGGCGCTGGATTGTATTTTTCCCGTTGTTCCCTCGGTGCCACCCAACAGTGATAATTGAGCACGAATATCAGAAAGGGTTGTTTCAAGGGCAGAGCTTACGCCAGAAATGGGCTTTTCTCCCTTACCCACTATTCCGGCACCTCTCGATGGTGTACGAATATCGGCAACGACTGCACCAGGAGCAGAGTTCTCTCCAACGGGGAGTTTTATCTCATCACGACCTTCCAATAGCGATAATTTTGCGCGAATATCAGCAACGGTCGCATCGAAAGCAAGATTTTGCGCAGCACTAGATTTTACTCCGTCGCCACCTTTCAACAGGGATAATTTCGCACGAACATCAGAAAGGATCGAATCAAGTGTAGGTGTCGCCCCAGATATTAGCCCCCCTCCCGAGCTCACTACTTTGGCATCTTCCGATACCAACAATGAAGAGCGAATATCAGCGACGTTCACACCAACTGTGGGTTTCACTCCTTCGCCACCTTCCAGTAATGATAATTGGGCACGAATATCAGACAGGATCGAATCAAGTGTAGGCGTCGCTCCAGACACTGATTTCGCCCCCACGTTTACTACTCTGGAATCCCCCAACGGCAACGCTGGAGAACGAACGTCGGCGGCAGATTTTGACACCTCGCTACCTTCCAGTAACGATAGTTGAACGCGAATATCAGACAAGATCGAACCAAGGTTAGGAGTTCCTCCCGAGGACGATAGTGGGGTACGAGTATCCGCAGTGCTCACACTAACGGCGGGATTTACACCAGCAGAGGGTTTGGTTCCTTCACCACCTTCCAATAACGACAATTGGGAGCGAATATCAGACAAGATCGAACCAAGGGCAGGAGTTCCTCCCGAGGTTGACAGCGGGGCGCGAGTATCCACAGAGCTCACACTAACGGCGGAATCTGCACCAGCAGCAGATTTGGTTCTCTCACCACCCTCCAGTAACGATAATTGGGAGCGAATATCAGATAGGATCGAACCAAGGGTAGGGGTTCCTCCCGAGGGTGATAGCGGGGAACGAGTATCCGCAGTACTCACACTAATGACTGGATTTACGCCAGCGGCGGGTTTGGTTCCCTCACCACCTTCCAGTAACGATAATTGAGAACGAATATCAGACAAGATCGAACCAAGGGTAGGTGTTCCTCCCGAGGATGATAGTGGGGCGCGAATATTCGCAGTGCTCGCACTAGCTGCGGGATTTACGCCAGCGGCGGGTTTGGTTCCCTCACCACCTTTCAATAACGATAATTGGGCACGAATATCAGACAGGATCGAACCAAGGGTAGAACTTCCTCCCGAGAGCGATAGCGGGGCACGAGTATCCGCAGTACTCACACTAATGGCGGAATTTACATCAGTGGCGGGCTTGGTTTTCTCTCCCCCCTCCAGTAACGATAATTGGGCGCGGATATCAGACAGGATCGAACTTCGGGTAGGGGTTCCTCCCGAGAGCGATAGCGGGGTGCGAATACCCGCAGCACTCACACTAACGGCAGGACTTACGCCTGCGGCGGGTTTGGTTCCCTCACCACCTTCCAATAACGATAATTGGGCACGAATATCAGACAGGATCGAACCAAGGGTAGAAATTCCTCCCGAGGGTGATAGAGGAGCGCGAGTATCCGTAGCACTCACACTAACGGCGGGATTTACGCCAGCGGCGAGTTTGGCTCTCTCTCCCCCCTCCAGTAACGATAATTGGGCGCGAATATCAGACAGGATCGAACCAAGGGTAGAAGTTCCTCCCGAGAGCGATAGCGGGGCACGAGTATCCGCAGTACTCACATTAATGGCGGAATTTACATCAGTGGCGGGCTTGGTTCTCTCTCCCCCCTCCAGTAACGATAATTGGGCGCGGATATCAGACAGGATCGAACTTCGGGTAGGGGTTCCTCCCGAGGGTGATAGTGGGGCGTGAACATTCGCAGTGCTCGCACTAGCGGCGGGATTTACACCAGTGGCGGGCTTGGTTCCCCCTCCCCCCTCCAGTAACGATAATTGAGAGCGAATATCAGACAGGATCGAACCAAGGGTAGAAGTTCCTCCCGAGAGCGATAGCGGGGTGCGAATATCCGCAGCACTCACACTAACGGCGGGATTTACGTCAGTGGCGGGCTTGGTTCCCTCACCACCCTCCAGTAACGATAATTGGGCGCGAATATCAGACAAGATCGAACCAAGGGTAGGGATTCCTCCCGAGGGAGATAGCGGGGTGCGAATATCCGCAGCGCTCACACTAACGGCGGAATTTACGTCAGTGGCGGGCTTGGTTCCCTCACCACCCTCCAGTAACGATAATTGGACGCGAATATCAGACAAGATCGAACCAAGGGTAGTGGTTCCTCCCGAGGGAGATAGCGGGGCGCGAGTATCCGTAGCACTCACATTAACGGCGGGATTTACACCAGCGGCGGGTTTGATTCCCTCACCACCTTCCAGTAACGATAATTGGGCGCGAATATCAGATAGGATCGAACCTCGGGTAGGGGTTCCTCCCGAGGGTGATAGTGAGGTGCGAGTATCCACAGCGCTCACACTAACGGTGGAATTTATGCCAGTGGCGGGCTTGGTTCCCTCACCACCTTCCAGTAACGATAATTGGGCACGAATATCAGACAGGATCGAACCAAGGGCAGGTGTTCCTTCCAAGGGTAATAGCGGGGCGCGAGTATCCATAGCGCTCACACTAACGGCGGGATTTACACCAGCAGCGGGTTTAGTTCCCGTACTGTCTTCCAATAGCGATAGTTGTGCGCGAATGCTAGCAAGGGCCGCACTAATGGCGGATTT
This genomic stretch from Gammaproteobacteria bacterium harbors:
- a CDS encoding flagellar hook-length control protein FliK is translated as MSNLAINPALSTPTALSPAAVVVLPDAESDGATFADAISQLSAPSKETTKETVSTRRPSTLVSSRARPGDEAALAGLVLSLLPMTPPTSTPSGGTGGAGAETKPNSGISPQGASTNTSVRAQLSLVRNIGGAGEQTTLDTTLSSGILPNGMSPAFDAIFSDIDSQLLLSGRGGGQIEGGKSASGETSALDALFSDIRSQLSLLDGAGGAGKQEKSAISAALASIRAQLSLLEDSTGTKPAAGVNPAVSVSAMDTRAPLLPLEGTPALGSILSDIRAQLSLLEGGEGTKPATGINSTVSVSAVDTRTSLSPSGGTPTRGSILSDIRAQLSLLEGGEGIKPAAGVNPAVNVSATDTRAPLSPSGGTTTLGSILSDIRVQLSLLEGGEGTKPATDVNSAVSVSAADIRTPLSPSGGIPTLGSILSDIRAQLSLLEGGEGTKPATDVNPAVSVSAADIRTPLSLSGGTSTLGSILSDIRSQLSLLEGGGGTKPATGVNPAASASTANVHAPLSPSGGTPTRSSILSDIRAQLSLLEGGERTKPATDVNSAINVSTADTRAPLSLSGGTSTLGSILSDIRAQLSLLEGGERAKLAAGVNPAVSVSATDTRAPLSPSGGISTLGSILSDIRAQLSLLEGGEGTKPAAGVSPAVSVSAAGIRTPLSLSGGTPTRSSILSDIRAQLSLLEGGEKTKPATDVNSAISVSTADTRAPLSLSGGSSTLGSILSDIRAQLSLLKGGEGTKPAAGVNPAASASTANIRAPLSSSGGTPTLGSILSDIRSQLSLLEGGEGTKPAAGVNPVISVSTADTRSPLSPSGGTPTLGSILSDIRSQLSLLEGGERTKSAAGADSAVSVSSVDTRAPLSTSGGTPALGSILSDIRSQLSLLEGGEGTKPSAGVNPAVSVSTADTRTPLSSSGGTPNLGSILSDIRVQLSLLEGSEVSKSAADVRSPALPLGDSRVVNVGAKSVSGATPTLDSILSDIRAQLSLLEGGEGVKPTVGVNVADIRSSLLVSEDAKVVSSGGGLISGATPTLDSILSDVRAKLSLLKGGDGVKSSAAQNLAFDATVADIRAKLSLLEGRDEIKLPVGENSAPGAVVADIRTPSRGAGIVGKGEKPISGVSSALETTLSDIRAQLSLLGGTEGTTGKIQSSAKETPTLEATLSNIQAQLSLLGNSEKVTDEANPASGTPPPLGTNPSDPRILLSPQGGRGRLMDGEKLASKATSSLGATLFDLHGSLSLTSRESPTGDAEFAKMILSRLTTTSPSTVSTATNSETAISLATTQSNTANNATPISTELPDLLSGMRLTQRLLKGAAGQGTTPLGLSFTAALTETNKGAATNLVTAGRSEFFNGLFSVPEGGENVSEGTGLSLEGDFSETLAATKEPKSQSLMDLPSAGDSTLVSTPVTQPTTIGKEVMQSPEVPLNFGAPRWEAELGQRVNWAVQHQLQRAELQINPEHLGPLNLQIELKDGQTLVSFTTPHESVREAIQTALPQLREMLEAQGLQLAGAGVHQQGSGNNAGRWWQQQESLRNNEGRRRGEVAEVPVSPHPISSRSLVDYFA